GCAAGTCCAAAAGGTTCATATAGAAAAACACAAACTCTAATCACATAACCTAAAACGAGTATATACTTTATCTTTTAAAACATGAATATGGTGCTCTAATACTTTCCATATTCCTACTCATTTTACTTGATAATTAGTAAACAACTCTCCACTGACAAGATGTTAAAGTACTTATGCAAGAATTTATGTTAACTAACGCAAGAGTTGGTTGAATATTGCATCATAATTTATCTTCAACAACTGAAATATGCAAGTCATATTCTTGGGCACCTCATTATACTGCCTTGGTATAGGCTTTTGTTTATCCATCTTTTTCAAGAAACTAACATGGTTATATTTAATTACTGCATGATTATATTTAGAGTTAAAATATCTTTATGTTCAAAAAAGAAAATGTTTTATCCTTTAGTTAAAAACACAAAATCTAAaaatgtcacaccctcatcttgatagggcatgatgggcacccgactctcatcagagtcgagcgaacctttaaacgttcgctttaccaaaacctgtcatttcaaaaactctTAAAACatatgaaacttttccaaatagagatcattgtctttatacagattatgaaaccTTTCGATCAATTACGAACTTTAAACCAACTGAAGTCATCTGAAAGTACATACTCatttaacatctacaaatgacTCGCACTTCTCgtcgccctatccacaggacactgtctgcaaagtctctaacgtatacaaaataccatgacataagtactttgacccggcaacactccgaactgagatggagctcgccaatcccgctggaacacctttagcaaagtcttccactcatctgggtgtacctgcgtggcatgaaacgcagcccccgaagaaagggggtcagtacggaatatgtactgaatatgtaaagcatcactgaatcataaacaaggaaaggcgtaacagTAACCAGTTCAGAGGCAACCCGGGaataacctggaacagcatttcGAACCGTTCCATAAAGTGCCTTACACGccttctagcatacacaatataagtacagcatacccaaattctagaatacactatGAGAAAAGAGtatcataatggccccttcggacggccgcttccggcatattaataatgatggccccttcgggcatgccgccggcataataatgctagtcttggccccttcgggcatgccggtcccgacataataataatgatgatggccccttcgggcatgccaccggcataataatgctagtcctggccccttcgggcatgccggttccgacataataataatgatggccctttcgggcatgctggttccgacataatactaccctggccccttcgggcatgccggtcccgacataataataatgatggccccttcgggaatgCCGGTTCCGACGTAATACTACCCTggacccttcgggcatgccggtcccaacataataataatgatggccccttcgggcatgccggttccgacataatgctaccctggccccttcgggcatgccgatcccgacataataataatgatggccccttcgggcataataataataatgatgccatggaatgtaaacatgagtcgtatatggaatgaaatagtacaacctcgcacccccttcggagtggttttgaaaatctaaatagtgaaatctcgcacccccttcggagtggttttgaaaatctaattagtaaaatctcgctttgtgtttcctttagtataaaactaatcttctcgaatgccattcggaaacatatcaaccgaatgtcggacatcatagatacgcatcaaaccatatgaaacagcttatagaaatcaagaacgtttcaaagcaatccgagttagcatatgaaggttagaaacgttattcattatagaaacctctacgaacgttttaaagcaatccgagactgtctacgaaagttttggacattaatacttatagaactcttttaaaaacaagaactctttatactTTGCTCGTTATACAATCATATaataatctcgactatactaagcatactcatatcaagaagtgaataagagtcgtaaacaagctcggaatcaagaatagagttaccccacgatacgtatcataacttacttagctctaggacatgctaaaagaaagaaaaggtaagctttacatacctgtcccacatccaattagctacgcttattcgtccaaacttgctagtctacattcaagaaaattgacataatcattagactcatcgacatatgcttgtcttagtccttcaaatgaattcatttatattctgtcgaaatttcggcagcatttcccctgtaaatacaccatccccgagaatctaactcggccaattgatcaacaacaaatccgagaattcaactcggccaatttatcaacaacaaatccgagaattcaactcggacaaattatcaacaacaataccaacaatcatatctccaactcaacaattatttcaaatgcattctaacgctagcaatcctttctacacaattcgacggcattccccttatattcaattcaaccacacatagtcaagctaacatcaatgatttcacattcaagtattaatccgaaatcattctaacatgattcaagaatacttccaacaattcaaccaacataccacttcacccgaaaccttccaaattcaacaagaacaataacaacatattttctttccttccaaattcttaaactacaccaacaatccacacGTTAACAATATCATTCACACAAACATAAGAAaacatactaatgtcacattagtttctacaacaacccaccaccaattacaacttcaactagaattattaaactttcatttccatcatagattccattacaacaacaaccaaaatactagataaaatttgttcctcatccctacacaatacaacacatacacgaccacacatagcacatacacggccaaacaccaacacaccaaatttcatgaatttcatccacttttacgtactacaacatacacaaccatccatactatataaaagaagattaaatcttacctttttccccttaacttctcacttggctttgggttgtgaacttgcaacaaagagggatctacttgctccaacaattataccacgttaaagaggaccttcaaattagtaggaatgctaggagaaaataatttttgaatcaaaatttttggactttaatttcccccccccccccccccccccatggccgaataggcctctcCTTTCTTCTCTTCAAGCTTATTGAAATTTCTAAGGgacaaagatgaaaatatgacttttaagtcatcttatacacatatataattaatccatatgggcctaagcccacttaCCTTGGACGGCCACTTGGGCCTCTTATTTcaagaccaatttttttttttttgtcttgcacttcatgacaatttattttccaaatttcaaattttgcccTCAGCCTTCCTCTGTATTtcctatgagccatcttgcgaatttccctttttgcccctagtctttcttaatatttccacttcaaaaaatttcatgaacaacttgtgtgctaaacaaggtcaaaaatatagccttgcccttaacttcccgtaattatctcgaattatccgaatacgtaaaatacgggatataacatcaggAAGAGGAAGGAAGAAAACTAAAAGAAGAGAAGACGGAGGAAAGCTGTTTTCTTTTGATTGCTTGATTTGggtataaaacaagaaaataaatgatttttttcttactaaaataacaaaagaaagaTTGCAATAAAAAGCTTCAATAAAGGTAAATGGGTTGAGAGTTCTTTATAATATTGGACAGCAACAAATTAATGTAGGTTTAGGATGAGTCTGTGCAATGTTACACAGCAACATATAGTCAATTCATGACTTCAACAgacaatccccccccccccccgcctccCACATATGCTTGAACCTGTACTGCCCAACATACGCTCAAACCGACACCGCCCCGTTGTCATCCCTAGCCACTAATATATATTTCAATGAAAATTTGAACTTGAGCATTTTGGAATCAGTATCACGTATGACTCTGTAACCACCAGAGATAATTCAATGAACATTTATTGGTTCATTTGCACCTATATCATTTGTTACTCTGTTGATTTACCCCTAATTTATACTTATCTTTTAGTTTCACTTTTAAAACACTTTTTGCCCTCCATATTTGTatcaaatcaataaatataaaaCAGGTATTACATATGAACTTTTATCACTTAATTATAATTATGTAATATGTattcttttattaattaataatatTATATGTTAAATTAATCATTTTGGTGTTAAAATTGACTGCATGTAAATATTTCCTTGATTCATTTTGTCTCTACAAAGTAAAGAGTGGCAGAATATCAGATTTTTCTACGATCCTCTTTACCTTTAAAAAAGCTAAAGATCTTCATAAATCTCATACTCCTTTTGCAAATTCACAAGTACCAAatagaattaaaaaaataataattttcatAGAAAATTTGGTTCTTTAGGTCAAACTCCTATAAAGAActactttttaaaaataaaaagtaaaacaaagaaaaccaaagcGGAAAAAACTTAACTGGAACTGTTGCGAGACAggttttgttacacctcagaaattccccatctcgtacagtgaatagactaacgaagaatacgagtatacgatgttttaatcagaagagaatgacgtttgacgaccctaagtaagatttcaaaggcaatgggaataagagataggttatactccacaatgactaattataggttctgaagacgtgaaagttgcagatttgcacttcggcccagtcgatcgtaaaatgaaatacggaccgtaaagtggtatacggcccataaactatcatgtcgtatttcaacttacaaaacttcaactttctgccaaagacttgaatggttaaaaacgacttgaaatacggcccgtaaactgagtcgtaaaccaccatgtcctcagcatacctttctggttctgttatgcttaaatacgccagcagaatacggaccgtaaattggaatacggaccgtaaactgggtttacgaccactgtgcacttcaactactgttcatttcggatcagattttaagtcattaaaaaggaaacccaagctcattaattcatttcatttccacgttacttctctctagaaacctctagaatattctctactcttcatctaggagaaaacaaaggaaatcaaagatcaatatcaagaatccaagtgaatcaagtgtgtggaactcatcaaagttcatccaagttaagaaatttcaagagaagtaaactagggttttggtgcaagaagagtaataccactcaaggcttgttcctacaacatctaaggtaagttttatggcatttacatgttatttagggtgtggaagagttgaaacacttggattatagaaggatgtaagaaatgggtcatgaaagtgtgaatagtagcaatgttgagtaaaggtttgaattgagccatgatcattgataatttgtgattataaaaatgttatgaatgacatttagaacatggaaaaagtatcctatgtgagaaaaatgcaataatgaaccatgaccatgattatggagaaattgaagacaaattgtgaaatacggatattgtaaacgaatgatgagtgttgtctatgaTATTGAGAGTGTttttatgaacgtttgagagttgatatagaatgtggggaaagtagtataaacaaaggaaatgctgctcaattttccctagaaatagtagcgcgttcttatagtcgattaactaacgttaatgtgaattccctcttgaaggtagaacataCGCACTAAAATAGAACGTACGATAGACTGATTaaatgagaaaggtatgtgaggctagtcctttctttctaatggcatgaatcctatagcacgactttctttcttcttcatgaattcctacattccggaaagctaaaagtctatgtccatgaatagctacacaagataagagatatgctatgagtcctataatgatgatgatgagttaaagtatggagattctaaaatgtatgatatgatgatcttatgatgttaatgatgttatttattgcgtacACCCACCTTATatcctaattccttcaaggtgaggcagaatgtcaatgaatgctccataatgaaatcgggggatcacgaccttacgtcaccccgataaagtatagttgtccctgagccttatgcatgtactatgataaacatattatgatgagtatattacgataagcatattgtgatataacaccgcgcctatatggccgggcagtcatcgctaaggcgggcagcgtatacaccatggccagatggcatgggcagacaccactagtgggcggcatgagatgataccccggacgcgggaggcctggacgcaggctagtattatgattatcacaccgatccgatatggatgggcagcttatacatttatgcctatatgatatgacgatgagtatgagtaagacaacatgcattatttcttttatatttgacagtcagatacaaatgtttcatattgatatttcctttgtatcattgtcttatttcattgtttatgcctctcatactcagtacaatgttcgtacagacgtccgttttctttggacgctgtgttcatgcccacaggtagacagggaggagagcttgacctaGATCTGTAGTAActgctagctgattggaagcactcctttgttctggaggtgcttgattattcttttgtgtatattcatgtatatgtattttgggcatgatggggtcttgtcccgtcttcatgttcagcactccagtaaaggctcgtagatacacagtgtgggttagatggtctcacgagaggttattatgtatatatattattttgatggccgagaggcatatgtatataaaagtatttatgtttccatatgaaatatgattttcctacaatttgagtataaatgtgataagagagccaaatgagcatgatgagaaatagaacaagcggtgctcggtggttagccccgggtacccgtcgcggcccctagctgggtcgtgacaggtttatGCAGGTCAAGCAAAATTGAAAATACAGTTAGACTTCTCTGTCTCATTATAAAAGCCAAGTTTTTCTCAGAACAGATTTTTATGTTGCATTTTATCTTTCTATAACAGCTTTTTAGCTGTAacaactgttgacacctaatttttgacctcccttAATTTATTTCAATCACTCAGAGTCCCCGGATAATAAATGAATGAGCTGAGCATTTTTAACAatcttaaatgatttttataaatttcCCAGATCAATATTTATTCCCCTTAAATTAACAACAAGGAATTTTCATGCATCATATTTTTATTTAGAGAATAATAAATATTTTCAGGATATTTTATGAGATTTGGTTAaacttaaactaaaaaaaaaaaaggaaagagagaaagagTAAGAGTTCTTATTTAatcatttaaaattattttcaaatatttctttccttttattttatcttttaatGTTTGGATAATTTAAATAGTTTAAGTAATTAACTATTTAACCTTTTTAACTCCTGATTTTTATAAAATAAGCATAATTGCACATTAATGTTTTAATTAGGTtagttaattaattaagtgataaTTGTTGCAAAATCGAGCCCTTTTATATAgatatattttccttttgtttttacCTTGACATAATTAATTTAGTCAGTCCACCATTTAAAGAAATTAGTTAGTTTTGCAAAATCCGCCTATtaatatttaatttaaaataataggTTTAACCCAATTTCCAAAAAtttgattaaaattatttttcataaagtaTTTGTGGCCCAATTTTCGCCGTGATTTAAATTCCCTCTAATTTTAATTATTGATTGCTAGAAATATACgtgtatacacttggtgtatacataAAGAAAGGCCCTTTTTTAATTGGACTCAAATTTGGACCAAGTCCAGCCCAATAAGGTCGACCCGGCCCAAACCCTCCCAACATAAAAGCCAAAGGCCTCAGCCTTcccttcccccctccccccccccccctatcatTTTCACAATTTCTGGGCTAGGGTTTGATAACCCTTATCTGCCGCCTCACATTCTTTCTCTCATCCTCTGTCCGAAACCCCATTTTTGGTAATGTTTCAGATAAGGAAAGAGGTCACCACGCCTTGCCATGGCTGAAAAGGGGAAGGCAATTAATGCCATTGCCCTATTTCACTAAAATTCGATCGACTAAACCCAAGTATGGTacgttttcttttctttttcacctTTTGTCTATTTCTCAGTCAAACCACTGAGATCCTTAATTAATTTTCAATTTGTTTGCATCCGTGAAGTCACATTTTCATTGGTTGGTGTTAGTCTGTTGGGATTGACTGGAATAGGTCCAAATCGGACCCTCCATTATCGATTCAGACTCATCGTAGCCGTTATTTCTTGAATTAAGGCAATATTATTTAAATATTGCAAGTCCCACATCGTGTAAGAGTTAGGATTCCACATTTtttgggttctataaatagaaccacATTTCTcaaaagaagaggaagaaggaaGAGGTATAAAAACCCAGAATTTGAGCACTTATACTCGAAATTGGGATTATTagttaaaaaaaatagatttgATCCTTTGAGTTGAGTCACTAGTTAAaaagtttgtttgtttgtttgttttcatTGTGTGGTGGTTGAGGAGGGAGTTGGAAGCACAAAGGAGCTTTCGAATCCAATTCTTGACCAAGGCTGCATTTAAAAAAGGTAACACTATAAGCTTGtcatttatttttgttatttttgatATTTAGTCCCTTTTTAGTGTTCTGGAGACTGATGGGTAGTTTCATAAAATAATCTTGTCTCAGCATTATTGGAGTGAACTTGGAAtaaaattgttatatcccgtgttttcacacgttgggaaaaattcgataaataatggattcttgagatatgaggCCAAATTTGATAGTTCGTTGAACATACGAGTTatgaatgaaagaatagaattatgaaagtgcgggacaaggctaagggtaattttggaattttggaaattagtttcgggaattacaaaatgtgatccataagttattgggctcaaaaaaattaattgaattgaagcccaaagaggggtgcttggccggccattgtaggccttggcccaagcccaaaataatGTGATCATGTGCAAGGCATGTGACATTTaattataagaagaccaagtcttcataaccTATCCATtatgagacttagaaaaaaaaaaaaaaagagatcaagAGCAAGAAGTGAGGGTTTCGGGTGAGGTGAAGAAAAACAACACCCaaaaatcttgattcaaaaattcaaatcttgttgaattcctactaattcaaggtccctttgcatcttggtgtagttggtttggagtggggagctttGGATTCCTCAAGGTGATCACTTGTCCAAGTaaaggaaacttgaagaaaaggtaagaatttctatcttgttattgtgttgttgagccttatttgtgttgtagtatgtagaaatgtgcttattgtatgaagaagtggaagtttgcaaagtgggtgtgtgtgtgagtgtgtagccgtatatatatatgggatgtatagccacaaatgtgttgaaattatgttgtattctagttgtgaatgtgatggaattcatgttgagaatgaaagtggaataaatttgatcgAATGGCTAACAatagcccttggccgtgtggtgtatatggcttgagaataaaatggattaagattgtttaatgtgttagttgtgttgggattgtgatgtttgtaatgtgaatggagttagaatgatataagttgtattgaattggaaggtaggaacttatgtcgatttagtatgatttttccgacattaagtaaatgaagtgtttggttgtgaattttgatgttctttgatgaatttgggaagttggaaacttgttttgaaattatatgccaaagatttgatgttttgcataagttatgtttTTGGCGGAaacgtgtatatcatgtatatcaagtgtatatcctaagaggAATGATAGGAGATATCTTTAGATttatgtggtgatgatcttgaatgataatggatgtgagattataatgttaattcgaaaatcgggttgaattgataattaagttgacttgtgagaaaaattGTTAGTTGGAGGATATTTGTACTTGTAATGTTCATAGATGaccttgatgttgttgtttgggttgttgattgataaattttagccgagttgaattctcggggtgctatatgtataggggaagtgctgccgaaatttcggtagccaatttgtGCATTAAATCAAGACTTTGGCATCCatggcttacaaatggtaaacttgaccatttgcagtttttcgacgaaacgggaagcgaGTTTGAAgaagcttaaggagcgtgaaaggtatgtaaagcaaccctattacttcccttggcatgcctttagtgaattagggtcggatccgggcctcgaaggacctcgtggccctcggaatccgcaaaggaaattttccatttttccttcaatagaattgaacatctttggtgccctttgcttgaaataaggcacctttACTTCAAACTACTTGAAACGTcgccgaatgtccgtagaacctttttaggtgactccatatggttaaagaacactatttgggcccgccgccttgtttgtcccgaggcgggcccgctaattacgattttGCCCTTATGAGTTAAGGAatcctttttaagcaaatttttgaaagaaaatgtgttaaATACCTTTAAATTGtctaaagaatgtggtttaaatattctattaagtccaaGGAATTATTCTGATACCCGGTATGACTTCGGGGaagctatacttccgtaatttattttgacatacgaaatgtgttattttgatcccgtctgactccatttgatttgttcgtcttcgatacgcttcgtcgagtctttgaagataattatgacgttttaaattgcattagtttctcactactctattcgtggatgtcccaacgtttcccacactgagcccgggccaggatatgttgtcaagcgtaatcttctgcattgttcgccgcgccccgaggtgagggggcaggtatacgcgtacatgggtctgtggagtatgatgtgccatgtccgcctgttctgatctgatttgttatggccattctgatatgacattttatgatacggggccacgcccccttcttctgattcctatctgttgtggcaccgatgtcgggagggtgaccacgttctgtctgccgagccctatggctggggccggacatgatatgacatatgattttgtacatactctgtctgttttgaaaatatgcaaatgacactcaggatttttctactcagttttctgaatctattatgatttatacttctgtacttctgctttacatattcagtacatatttcgtactgaccccctttcttcgggggctgcgtttttatgccgcgcaggtacagacgacaggtttgccgatccacacgtctaggatcctattactgctattttggggcgctctcttcttcagagcccatattttggtacagtctgacactactatctggatgcgtacagtattctgggtatgacggggccctgtcccgtcttatgactgtgttatgttctgtagaggtctgtggatatatctgtgtgggttttgtacatatgtttggggtgttttgttctatgacggccttctcggcctatgtgtgccaagcctacccttctgttaatttctgtagtattcactaatgttattatattattccgttaatttgctaatctgggtatcgggtacgtataggtgcccacctagggcaccggtcgcggcctacggggttgggacgtgacaaaagtggtatcagagcggttcgtcctcggaatgtccacagaccgtgtctagtagagtcttgtttatcggtgtgttgtgcaccacacctataaacgggaagctacagggcattaggatactacccttctttttgttttagatcgtgcgttagagctgtgttataaagatgactcctccctaacgaatggttacatttgcagatatgcctccgaaaaaggcaacagcggcccaaaagggcaagtcagtggccgtTGGAGAGacgagccgggtccagaggactaccagggcccagacatatattgctccggagaccttgccccagacagagggttcgtctacaccgccgctagtagaggagattggggcagccgtagctgcagatcgggggacggctcctccgccagctcctgcagttccagtacctgatcctccagctccacggccaggcactgaggatcagtccatgagggaggcgattcagttattgaccagattggtggcaggacaggcccaGGGCCACGGACTGGGAGGCGACCGGATGTATAGGCGTGACAGCTCGAGGGCCcgggagttcttgacttgtggtcctccagagttctacgggactaagcccgacgaggatcccgaggagtttatcaggaagatgcggcgcactctagagctgattaatgcttccgagacagagtcagtcgcattggcttcgtaccggttatatgacgtggcagcgaactggtatgagtcgtggaaGCTATCCCGGGGGGACGACGcttccccagcagtttggggtgacttttctcaggcctttcttggacattttctgcccccagagttacgacgagccagggctgacagatttttgttattgagacagaggggccgcagtatccgggactacagtttggagtttgattccttggcccgatatgcgcctACTGTGGTAGCTACGATGGCGGACAGGatacacaggtatattatggggctcgaTCGCTATTTTATTGATAGTTGTCTGGTATTGGCGGcccagcccgatatggatattgcccgtattcaggcgcacgcccagggcatggaggataggGGCCGAGGGGGGCAGCAGGCCGACAGGAGCCAGGACCGgagaccgcccaagagggccagatcatcgggttattctggagattttcggggcaggcagccgcagcagccccagcagccgcagcagcctagtagattttcatctcagccggcacagagcgcacctccccagcctacaggtcgcagatttgatagcccagggtattcaggagcaggccagagctccagggctttaggttcgcggacagataggggttcgggtcagatgaggccacccagagttCAGTGTTCTTTCTGTGGCAGATACcacccgggagagtgctacagagccaccggggcatgcttttcttgtggccgtcagggtcattcggtgagagattgcccgtataagggcagtgcgggtggtgcagtgcagcctaccggatcagccgatgggtcttcatcttcatcagtggctatgcgccccacggggcagggtactctggcaccagcaggtcgcggcagaggccgtggtgcagcttctggtattggcggtccttcgaaccgcatctatgctttggccagtcgtcaggatcaggaggcatctcctaatgtcgttacag
The sequence above is a segment of the Lycium barbarum isolate Lr01 chromosome 6, ASM1917538v2, whole genome shotgun sequence genome. Coding sequences within it:
- the LOC132599707 gene encoding uncharacterized protein LOC132599707, with the translated sequence MYRRDSSRAREFLTCGPPEFYGTKPDEDPEEFIRKMRRTLELINASETESVALASYRLYDVAANWYESWKLSRGDDASPAVWGDFSQAFLGHFLPPELRRARADRFLLLRQRGRSIRDYSLEFDSLARYAPTVVATMADRIHRYIMGLDRYFIDSCLVLAAQPDMDIARIQAHAQGMEDRGRGGQQADRSQDRRPPKRARSSGYSGDFRGRQPQQPQQPQQPSRFSSQPAQSAPPQPTGRRFDSPGYSGAGQSSRALGSRTDRGSGQMRPPRVQCSFCGRYHPGECYRATGACFSCGRQGHSVRDCPYKGSAGGAVQPTGSADGSSSSSVAMRPTGQGTLAPAGRGRGRGAASGIGGPSNRIYALASRQDQEASPNVVTGTLSVFSRSVYALIDPGSTLSYISPLVAGKIGIMSEPIEPFEVATPIGDYIVANQVYKNCSVLVCDRDTKADLVELDMIEFDVIMGMDWLASCYAHVDCQNKVVRFQFPGEPVVEWAGNTASPKGKFISYLKAKKMIRKGYIYHLVRVQDLTAETPTLQSVPVVNEFPDVFPDELPGLPPEREIDFSIDLLPGTQPISIPPYRMAPAELKELKEQLKDLLDKGFIRPSTSPWGAPVLFVRKKDGSLRMCIDYRQLNKVTIKNKYPLPRIDDLFDQLQSAKYFSKIDLRSGYHQVRVREADIPKTAFRTRYGHYEFRVMSFGLTNAPAVFMDLMNRVFRPFLDMFVIVFIDDILVYSR